A single region of the Candidatus Reconcilbacillus cellulovorans genome encodes:
- a CDS encoding cobalt ABC transporter substrate-binding protein — translation MEVKYLRPFLKRAKTTLSIAAVSVASLAAAAASIEAHDGWVQMYAPVVAQGEVAYAELLFGNHSNEHRSYRIAGQWNPDASRVYVTTPDGRKVDVTASRFYTGEPATDTEPAVNNGFIASFSSSAPGAYIVTVEGDSVFRHGDQATRTLRSAKAFVAVADVPLAARVRDLRGFSRQVTPDRAEFVPEFNPAAVVPGDRLAVRLLLKGKPLAGTQVSVIRRSTSESAVYTTDANGLVTFTAGPADYYLVRAKPQTQERIEGQYDATNYEATMTFVVQNSRSSVAAASACGDPCAPDVYVDGRRVDTGGAVLIRGGTTYAGADWMRVRLGVQVEDRGEVALRAKAEAAGATVEFLPAVGDVRPAVLIYTRKG, via the coding sequence ATGGAAGTGAAATATCTCCGGCCTTTCTTGAAACGTGCGAAAACGACGCTGTCGATCGCCGCCGTATCGGTCGCCTCGCTGGCGGCAGCGGCGGCCTCGATCGAAGCGCACGACGGCTGGGTGCAGATGTACGCGCCGGTCGTCGCCCAAGGCGAAGTCGCCTACGCAGAGCTGTTGTTCGGCAATCATTCCAACGAGCATCGCAGTTACCGGATCGCGGGGCAGTGGAATCCGGACGCGTCGCGCGTCTATGTGACGACGCCGGACGGCCGGAAAGTCGACGTGACGGCAAGCCGATTTTATACCGGCGAACCGGCGACGGACACCGAACCTGCGGTGAACAACGGTTTTATCGCGAGTTTTTCGTCGTCCGCGCCGGGAGCCTACATCGTGACCGTCGAAGGGGACAGCGTGTTCCGGCACGGCGATCAAGCGACGCGGACGCTGCGCAGCGCCAAGGCGTTCGTCGCGGTGGCCGACGTGCCGCTGGCCGCGCGCGTGCGGGACTTGCGCGGTTTTTCTCGGCAGGTGACGCCCGACCGGGCGGAGTTCGTGCCGGAGTTCAATCCGGCGGCCGTCGTTCCCGGCGACAGGCTGGCGGTTCGGCTGCTGCTCAAGGGCAAGCCGCTGGCGGGAACGCAGGTGTCGGTGATCCGGCGGTCCACGTCGGAATCGGCCGTTTATACGACGGATGCGAACGGGCTTGTTACTTTTACGGCCGGACCGGCTGATTATTATCTCGTTCGCGCCAAGCCGCAGACGCAGGAGCGGATAGAGGGGCAGTACGATGCGACGAATTATGAGGCGACGATGACGTTCGTCGTACAGAACAGCCGGTCGTCGGTGGCGGCCGCTTCCGCCTGCGGCGATCCGTGCGCGCCCGACGTGTACGTCGACGGCCGGCGCGTCGACACGGGCGGTGCGGTTTTGATCCGCGGGGGCACGACGTATGCCGGAGCGGACTGGATGCGCGTGCGTCTCGGCGTTCAGGTTGAAGACCGCGGCGAAGTCGCGCTGCGGGCGAAGGCGGAAGCCGCGGGAGCGACGGTCGAGTTTCTGCCGGCGGTGGGCGACGTGCGGCCCGCGGTGCTGATCTATACGCGAAAAGGGTGA